The genomic stretch CCAACATTTTTCCCTATTTCATCTCTCACCACCGAATACAAATACCACTGACACGACGTAGATGAAATGTGACTTTGTCATTAGAGCGCTCTTTCGACACTTCGCTGATGTTAACAAATCGGCGCTCCACAACATGTATTTACAATAGTAAGCACTTTTCCCGCCCTGAAGTAAGCTTACACCTTTTACCAACAACGTATGATATCCATTTGTGCGACACTGATTAGCTGAATAGAGATAAGAATCGACACTATATCCGTGCATCGAACACTTCCACGCGATTTGCGAGAAGTTGCTATTTACACTCTACTCCTTTAGGTAACCATTCCTACGGGTGCGCAATTCGAAATGATTCCAACCAATTATGGGGATTGTTGACCGTAAAGTCTACTTTGACTAATCACCGTTCCAAAATAGGTTTATTAAATATTAACATTTGCTCACATAGGGAGTGACTGGAAATGTCACCGTAGTCCTGGCCTGTTCGATGCAACGTTTTGACTTTTCAATGGACTGAATTAAATACTAGGGGGCAACTAGGGCACTTCTTGCAACGCCGCTCCGTCGTCCATTCGGATGAAAACCTCGCCGAAGACTATCGGGACCGACTGCGAGCAGTCCCGATTGTATGCCAATGTTGTGTTTTGGATAAATGAACACTTGACACTTGACTTTGCGGGAGACTGCGCACTGGAAAACGGAAAAGTGTTCTAGTGAGAGAGCTAATGGAAAACCAAGCGTATCCATTGAACAGTATCGGTAGCTATTTTCGGACTACTTCGTGTTTTGTATTCTACTAGgtacaaaatgtaaaattgaaaaaaaaaaaaaatatttggaaaacaATTTGAGTACACGGATAGTTGTAGCATATAATAATTGTTGTTTTATCTATATTACCTACATCATCaacatttttgtcgtttttaatAATTAATTATTTGCTTTGCAAAACTTTTATGAATCAAGATTTTGTGCTGCATTGGAAATTAACTAAAAAAATGCAAGCAATGTGGTTTGAACTAAATGAGTAGgtgttttttatggttatcGCGTTTCAGCACGTTCCCAAAGAATTTCACACCATCAGTTTCCACCTGAACGAGTTCAAATCTCACGACGTTTCTGTAAGTACTTTTTTACAACCCCTTGATCGTGCGACGCTTGAGTTTTCCAAAAAACAGCACAATACATTAACTAATACTAATCGGCTGTAATGAACGATTGTTTTACCCTTTTGAATGACCGTTTCCAAAACACTCATTTCCCGTGGATGACCGATATATCGGTCTTCAATTGTGGTTTACCCTGTGACCAGCATCCAACAAACAAAAACTATTCAATTGTTGGTGATCAATGAATGGCCAAAAGACGGTGGGAAAAAAAGAGTGCCGGTCAATCTCATTTTTTCAATACAAACGACGTTTCAACAGTTTGATCCGAAGTTGAGAAATTGTGAAATTGATtgttaattaaaattttcaacattattgAAATCTCatttaactttattttttcTGTACAAATATATCAACGATGGTTTTATAATAATATGTTTAATGTGTTGTTTTTCTTCTGCACTTTGCAACTATGATTCATTCCATGGATTGTCTGACGAACTTTCATGACACCAAAGCCTTTATGCTATCGTACAATATTCTATTGACAGCACACCGAACATAATTTTAACTAATATCTGTTTATGCACTCGCTGTCTATTTACACGTTTCAATGATTTTTGGCAACGGTTTCGAAATTCAACCAACTAAGCTCGGACTACTAGACTACAGGTAACGAGTGACACTGCGTCGTGGCGATTACCGATGAAACCCATGGAATCTTCGAGGCACGAATCCGGCATGCGTTAGCACGGTATAGATGTCTGCCCGGGATATTTTCTCTGCGTGTCGTTCCCGCACCAGTTCCTCCCCTGGACCGAACCAGCTGAAGCGGGCCAGAGCATTGGCAACTCGGGGCGTCCGGTAGTACGGATTTCGGAGATAATCCGGCAACAGGGCTTCATTAGCATCGTTCTCCAGTACGGCTGGATGGGCGTATCGGGAAATGCACGAAGCCAGCAGAACAGCCTGCAGCAGACAGAACAACTTGAACCACCTGGAATAGAAAATAATATTACTTAAATTTGCAAGACTACGGTCTGATTAATTCAACAGGATATAAAATAGTGGGTCAATTCTGATCACGTCTGTTCTCGACATCATGACCCACATTCACGTCCCCAACACTCATCCTCAAGGTGAAAAGATTTAATCATAACGCCAATCAACAACAGCGATAGACCGATTAATATAAGGTTATTGCATTGACACGACGCCTGTGGTCGTGATCAAAATATTCGATTTCAGCTCAAGCCAACTTGGATCGCTGTTCGCATGCTGTCATCGTCACACAGATGCAGTTTAGAAATTTGATTAGTAAATTGCATGCTGGTTCCCAGTCGGAAGCGGAATCTACATAGGTGACCCTCACGTCCCCGTTGAACCACGctaagaaatcaaaaaaaaaaaattctgaagctTCAACGAGTAAATCGAGGCGTACAAATGGTCCCCAAGCCGATCACATGATTGGCGTAATTACATGTTATCGAAAATACCACCTCATCTAACGGTGGCACATCAATCGGGCATTTTGGTTGCAAATATCACAAATCATACCCGGTTATAAGTAGGTACGTACCCCCAACGTGCAATAAAGTGGTTGACTACACATTCAATTTGGTAAAGTGGACCATAATAGGATGCTCTTTAGAGGGCCGATATTGTTGTTACACGAGCTgcggtaagaaaaaaaaaacaggtaagCCGATCAGTACCGCTTTTCGCTCAAAAGCGCAAACACATTGCAATACTGTGATCTATAATTGAATACTTTTCGATCAAAATGCGAAACATGATagtgatagtttttttttgttttacactATTTAATTAGTGCATTTGAAGACATACCAATACAATGGTAACCAGATTATCAGCAATTCAGTTGAATCTCCCGCATATGTCCAAGGGGCTGTCGTGCTTCACTAGCTAGCGGAAGCATTTTACCAACTGATCGAAGTGTTAAATTATGCAGACCGCGTATCAATTTTGATTGGAAAATACTCATACCTAGTATTGTAATGTAAGCCACATCCAACAGCCAGTTTGAGTtggtccgctgctgctgctgcggtcTGTATGAGCCTGTTTATGACCACCCGGAATGTCGTGATGCATGAGTTATGCGTTTACGACGGACGAGGAAACGTTTGCTGCGCTAGCAACTTAGCTAAGCGAACGAGTGAAAATGTGAGAGAGGGAGGGTAGCTTGATCTTACGAACTTTCTTGGCCGCAACCATAGGCAATGGCGATCTAGTGGCAAACAGGAGCGGAATATGATTAATCGATGAAAATTGCTATCATGAGCATAAGTGTAACATTAATAATACAGTTTATCGCCGATCATATTTCAAATCTATTATGCGTTGTTTGCAGTTAattatatattatttattagAGCTATTTGTTATCGCTTGACGCTGATTTAAATCTTTGTTTGAGTAAGCGGCTTGTAACCAAAGCACGTATTGCACAActttttttacataaaaattagtTCTCAGAACAGTGAAATACCAAGCATTACGAACTTCGAAGATAATTTACTCAGAGATAAGACCATATATCGGCATTCCAAAACCTTTGCCGACATTCCTCGCAATGGAATTAAATTTGGCTCGGCCCATATGCGATTGATTGCGATTAAATCCGACAGTTTTTTCGCATTAAGCTTGACGAAGATGAAATAGAAAGAGGCGCTAAGAAGCATTAAAAACTGACGGCGATAAACTGGGTTAACTCTGAAACCCACACTGATTCCTTTGTGATTCCTTACATTGCATACGAACGAGTAAGGTTAATGCCGTGAGTTCACCAGTCCATTAATCGTTAGGTTGGGATTTTTTGGTGGAATCTCTTTTTTTAGTTGTGAGCGATTGACACAACAGTAATAGAAAAATAGTCAAACAAACATTTGCAAAGCGCCTTGGCgctatattccgattcggaacttgactgttttagtgtacaggacaatttcggggctagcgctacgatcctgctgACACTAAAACAGTCTTCTCCCGAGGTAAAACTAGAACCTaggatgactggcttgttaggccagcatcgtacctcgggcAGCTGGAAGATATGACAagaaatctactatataaaaatggaattccgtaacgcttgatcttattgatattattccctgaggtgtacagtaatcatcgtcattttgaatcgttctgaatcaaaaataataagcggtgacatgtaggttttttaacatgaaaatgttcgctgatgatcaggaaagacatttgagaaaaaataataggtatctaattactaaaacttgagatattattcacaaaactacgtaaaacatgcaaaactatgactttctgtgctaaatttgcctctaaatcaaaattcaaagcgatgacatatttttcttatttcactaaaatgtttgttaatgttcaggaaagatatttgagagaaaataattagtatctgatcactaaaacttgagatattattcacaaaactacgtaaaacattcaaaattatGACTATTTGTACTtgattcgtctccaaatcaaaattcaaagcgatgacatgtgattcttttttcattaaaatgttcgttgatgtttaagaaagacatttgaggaaaaataataggtatctaattacctaaacttgagatattattcacgaaactgcgTAAAACGAGCAAAATTATGACGTTCTGTTCTAAAtttgcctctgaatcaaaattcaaagcgatgatatgtgatacttttttcactaaaatgtttgttaatgttcaggaaagacatttaaggaaaaaaatctgatcattaaaacttgagatattattcacaaaattaagtaaaacatgaaaaattatgactttttatacttatttcgtctacaaatcaaaattcaaagcgatgacatgagattcttttttcattaaaatgttcgttgatgttaaggaaagacatttgagaaaaaataacagatatctgattactaaaactcgagatattattcacaaaactacgtgaaacatgcaaaatcatcacttttatgctgaatttgcctctaaatcaataCTCGAAGCAGTGaactgtgatttttactataataaaatgttcgttgtgtttaggaaagatatttgagggaaaataaTAGGTGATAGGTATCTGGTTATTtggaatttaaatattttccacaaaactacatgaaaaatgcaaaaccataattttttgggctcaatttgtctcttaatcagaattcaatacgatgacacgtgattttttttaattaaatgttcgttgatattcagaAATGACAGTCCAGATAGaaaaatagttatctgataactgaaaataaagatattattcacaaaactaagtaaaacatgcaatttgtctctaaatccaaattcaaagctatgatatgtaattgttcttcattgaaatgtttgttaatgttcaggaacaacatttcaggaaaaataatagatatctcattgctaaaagttgagacaTTACTTTTAAAACGACGTATGTTtgcagatgattttctgcatacacaAAAACACAATcaaatactctttttgaaatttatatatattatacatataatacatgaaaaattttgactttttgagcatgagctcaattcgcctgtaaattaaatttgtttttttttttaaaaaaatgttcgtttGTTCCTGCAACATCTGCAAATACTTTCTTGCAtaagaatttatgttttaatttggtggGAGTAGAGCAAAAAAATTACAtatctgatgttttcgtagttctgtgaatagtaacacattacgggattcgagatactctttaacttttactagatcttgggacatttggctgaaGGAAAGACCGCATTTCAatggtttaatctttttttttctaatttctacgtagttatgtgaattaaaacgttaactgcttctcagacgtgttccttggacaccaacaaacattttcgttataaaaattcacatgttatctctttagatgTGATtttagaggagaactaagcatgaatggtcacgctaaattcttcttactttgatttatttcttctaaaagttacataaaaagaggttttactgtgaacgattgacgaatatccggttatcactcgagtgtggtatattcggaactgggatgaccccacataacatatttcaaaataatgacttctggtttcagtaaaataatctaaagtggtatttggccaaccatttcaatactttcgaactccatacgtcattttgaaatctgaaatggcgacttccagtttctgtaaaacatccccaaatcacaaaatgcaatccaatatgggtatttccttgCTGTGCGTTCTtagaatgttaaagtacttaatATGAtgttggacgtataagatgtgaaatattttcgaagtgagttgtgctaataatgcaatgaattatgaaaaatgattgctaattttgaaacttttgatcccgagcatcgccgggaacgttcaactagtttaaaataaacaaatatttattgAAAGACACAGTTCAAATAGTTAGAACTGATTTCGAATCAAGGGCAAATGATTAGATATTTCTAGATACGTAAAAACGTGGTAGTTTTTGAGGTTTTCTTTTGTGACATAATTACTTACTATCATTCAAAATCATCTTTTTAtgcatcagtgcgtcttgaactgtcctacagatcagacgttttttcggttgcttgtggactggtctttgactgcctatagcttcaaagtttgtgttttgtcagtgtgtcttttaaagactacctgaaagttatttcccatcagtctttctcaagactaccttcttttgaatttaacatttgttttaacttttttcgtatcacctgaaatggctggacggaaaaagaaacctcgcatcgctgcggggaggaaaagagaggcatctctttctgacacatcgagtgtctgtagtgacaatccttttgatattttgcctgagcaagaagctggtgaaatggaagttaccaataatgaaactatacaaaatataaaatctttaaaaaaggagaaagttccacctattgtggtaactatttcttctgaatttaatatattcaaaaaggaactttgaacgtttgtttctgacgttaaagttacctatcaaattggccgtagaggtgaataccgcttattagccgactcagtaaagggtcgtgatcgtcttgttcagtatttaactgagaagatgtacaaattttttacatacgacaccaagaacgccaagccgttcaaggttgtcttgaaaggtctcaccaacgatcaaaccgttgatgagatcaaacttactttaacagaattacttggcatagcccctacccgagtaattctaatgaaacaaaaatcacgaggcgaaaacagtcagagagctggaatttcccttgttaattatttagttcattttaaccgcaataaggttaacaacttaaaattttttgaaaaagcacatgctttgtataatgtgcgtgtaaagtgggaaatttataggaagtatggcggaggtgaaaagcatatcacccaatgccgtacttgccaacgttatggccatggttccaaattctgtaacatggaccaaaaatgtcttaattgtggagactcttctcacaaaaaggacacatgtcctgtgaaagagagtaaaaattttcgctgtgcgaattgtaacggcaaccatatgtcaaatttttatcaatgcccagtccgtttagcaattgttaaggctaggcaaggtaaacaaaattcaatttctcaattaaaaccaacttcaaaacaaaattctccaagcgtaccagtgacgcatagtttacctactcctttgcatacccgtttaacttatgcacaggttacaggtagttcgaacattataccgcctagtgttggtagttcgaaaatgaccgttaatatgggtaagcaaaacacgctagaaaataattgtacacctatcactccagctaatattgctaccgaaaatattttttctaatgtcaactgcctggggcctattacggcaggtaaagtttcttttttgcaacaggcaatgttcgatcttatgaacgccatgttgcaggcaaaatcaatgtttgaagccattcaaataggcacaagttttactattaaaattgtttctaatttaaaatttagcaatgattttaaataaaacaattaaaatattaaattggaatgctcgctcattgaaggccaatgagaatgagctttttaattttttaacagtaaataatgtgcatattgcaattattactgaaacatttttgaaacctaacataaaattaaaatatgatcccaattacgtggttcatagatatgataggattcagggttccggcggtggagttgcaattgttattcatcgccgaatcaaacatcgtgctcttccccatcttgagacgaaagttattgaaactttgggaattgaagttcaaactgaacttgggattttatttattgccgcggcatatttaccatttcaatgcacacgcgacctcaaaaattattttaaaggtgatttacaaaaactcaccagaaatcgttcgaaatttttcataatcggcgattttaacgctaaacatcgttcatggaataattctcaaagtaattccaatggcaaaattttattcaatgattgttcttcaggatactattctattttgtctccgaatagtcctacatgcttttcttctgtaagaaacccttcaacaattgatttggtgctaacagatcaaagtcatgtatgtagtgatttgatcacacatgctgactttgattctgaccatcttccaataactttttctttatcacatgaatcagttttaaaccctatgagctctgtttttaattataacaaggctaattgggaaagatacaaaactcatattgagagaaatttcaataatgagcttgatttgcaaaacgaagtgaatattcattccgctttggaagcattgaaatgtgcaattgttgatgccaggaattattctgttccaaaggctcaagtgaaatttgattcatcaataattgacgaaaatcttcaacttctaattcgtttgaaaaatgtccgcagacgtcaatatcaacgttctcgtgaccctgttattaaaactatttataaagaattacagaaagagattaaacatagatttactcttctgagaaatcaaaattttgagactaaagttgaaaaattgaaaccatattcaaaaccattttggaagctgtcgaagattcttaagaaaccttcaaagcctattccagttttaaaagatggcgAACGTTTTCTtatatccaatgaacaaaaggctcaaagacttgctcagcagtttgagaatgttcataactcaaatttgaattttgtgattccaattgaaaatgaagtcacacgtcaatttgatttaatttcttcccagatttttttacctgcagaaataattgaaactaacttgaatgagattaaatcaattattaaaaatttcaaagatatgaaagcacctggtgacgatggaatctttaatatactaatcaaacatctccctgagagcacaatggaatttttagtggaaattttcaattgctgcttcaaaattgcatattttcccaaattatggaaaaatgcaaaaattactcccattttaaaaccggataagaacccagctgaagtttcaagttatcgaccaatcagattgctttcttcaataagtaaactgtttgagagagttattcttaacagaatgatgtcacacatcaacgaaaattcaatttttgcaaatgaacagtttggatttcgccatgggcattccacagcTCATCAAttactcagagttactaatatgatacgagctaacaaatctgaaggttattccactggagctgctcttttagacatagaaaaagcattcgacagtgtttggcataaagttttgattgcgaaattgcaaacttttaattttccaattttcctaatcaaaattttaaaaaattatcttactgatcgaactctgcaggttgtctatcagaattcaaaatctgatagatttcctgtcagagcaggtgtacctcaaggttcagtcttgggtccagtcctgtacaacatattcacttcagatcttcctgatttgcctccaggatgcacaaagtcattgttctgcgatgacacaagcatttccgtaaaaggaaaaagccttcgtgtcatatgcagtcgattgcagaaaagtttagatattttttcttcctacttgcaaaagtggaaaatctctcccaatgcttctaaaactcaaatgataatttttccgcataagcctagggcttctttcctcaagccaaacaataatcacgttgtcaagatgaatggggttattttaagttggtccgacaaggttaagtacttgggactaatttatgataaaaaacttattttcaaagagcacattgagagtattcaagccaagtgcatcaaatatacgagatgtttatatcctctcattaacaggaattctaaactttgtttaaagacaaacttttgatttacaaacaaatttttagaccagcaatgctttatgctgtaccgatctggtcaagttgctgttcaacaaggaagaaaacgctccaaaggattcagaataaaattctgaagatgattttgaagcgtcctccttggtttggtacactcgaattacatagacttactggtgttgaaccattagaagctatgtcaaataaaattattaacaattttcgacaaaaatcgttgcaatcctcaattgctacgataagctctctttatagccaataagttagcaattaagttagttgtaagtttacttccccttttctgacaagtaggtttaaatccctacgaatgataagtcctaattgcgaaagcaaacaaatcctaacaattagaattacaaatttctaacagtgttgagaagtcaccatttgtgattggacacacatactcattatttactaatatttatcataaatacttaagctactaacaaatccccccttaaaaaaaaaaaaaaaatctttttatgCATGTTAGGCTTTCGGATTAAACTCCATGAAGGCCTTTATATTCAGCATCATTGTTGACAGGAAACATTCATTATATTCTTTATATCACctgttctcaaaaaaaaaaaggcttgATGATCTGATAAACCCGCTGAAAGCACATCACTTCAGAAATGATAGGTACATACGTCCTCTTCATAATGTGAAGTTCACATAACCAATTTCAAGGTATTTGCTCTAAACGCTCACGCAGCCTACTGCTGATAGTGCGGTATAATTTGACACACGCAATTGAGTTGACATTACAAAAAATCCAAACCCGTAATCTCGTGACGCTTTACACTTTTGAGGCAATTTTTTGCGGAATTAGGTTACGATTGTGATGTTAGTATAAAGAGGAaatatacagtccctctacaattatgggtcagtcaacgtgttgtctgaatgttcaaaaatggaaataaaatcggaaaaattatcaactacgaatgtttcactatctgtgttctgatgtgtactttcgatcaacaattagtttcactgaaGTTGATGCGTGTGaatcggttgggaagaaaaatatcacttacatagccaaagacacaattatgggtcacttttggcattcaaaatcatttagactataaaatcatcaaaatacataacgcaagttattttattgttataaaagcttgataataagttactTTATTCAGTCTTGTCGCATaatcatgtaaaagtaataaaaatagcaaaaatatggactgacccacaattgtgtacCGCAAGATGTAACATTagtacaattatgggtcacttcacctACTGCACCGAGCAAAATTATAGGTTTCGTGACATTTacaactttaaatcattttaatcgtatgaatgaggttacaagtgagttacaaaaaataccactgctaatgaaaattgttcagtttcgtgagaatagacgtatttgcgtgaaagtgacccataattgtagctgacccattactgtggaggcactgtacatAATTTGAGGGGTTATGTGACTCGTGCGTGTCGGTATTTGTGAAATCTATTCTGGTGCTGGTTGAGTAGTTTAGTAGTACATAAATAATTGCAGGTATGTCGAACAATTTACGATATGGAAAAGCGACGTTCCTCCCGTTAATCTTCTGGGTTCCGCCGTTATCTTCTCCTGGTTTATGCAATGCAAACCAGTACGCATCATTTTGCTGTGCTTAGGTAGGCTCGAGAGCCCTAAAAAGCCGCCGTTCACAGCTCTCCTATGTATCAAAGCTTTCGTTCGCATGAAATGATAAGTCAATAGAATAGCTTGAATTTAAACTAGATAGAAGATAGATGTTAAGCTAGTCGTAAAGCTTgagtaaataataaaattagtttTGTTCCAGATGGTTTTCCGTGAACCGTCCTGCTCGGCCAAATATCCGGCAGTGATACAACCCGTAGGTTGACGAGAATAACGCGCGCTTACTTGACGAAAGAACTATGTGCTTCGGCTCTCGACGATGGATGGGGCAAGCTACGCTCGGCCATCGGTGAGGTCGCAGCCACGGCACTAGGTGAGGTAACGTCGAGCCAa from Wyeomyia smithii strain HCP4-BCI-WySm-NY-G18 chromosome 3, ASM2978416v1, whole genome shotgun sequence encodes the following:
- the LOC129733328 gene encoding uncharacterized protein LOC129733328 isoform X2, with the translated sequence MWFKLFCLLQAVLLASCISRYAHPAVLENDANEALLPDYLRNPYYRTPRVANALARFSWFGPGEELVRERHAEKISRADIYTVLTHAGFVPRRFHGFHR
- the LOC129733328 gene encoding uncharacterized protein LOC129733328 isoform X1, producing MWVMMSRTDVIRIDPLFYILWFKLFCLLQAVLLASCISRYAHPAVLENDANEALLPDYLRNPYYRTPRVANALARFSWFGPGEELVRERHAEKISRADIYTVLTHAGFVPRRFHGFHR